Proteins from one Oenanthe melanoleuca isolate GR-GAL-2019-014 chromosome 1, OMel1.0, whole genome shotgun sequence genomic window:
- the NHLRC3 gene encoding NHL repeat-containing protein 3, whose protein sequence is MAGAAMAGTLLALLLALLGGSQVLKAQYFSPWKGEQQMYKLDIGWPKTPEDFTGQTFCVAVDSLHGLVYVGQRGDNVPKVLVFSQEGYFLHSWNDTVEMPHGIFVWNTETGSSVWITDVGTGKYGHTVKQYSPLGKLLQVLGTPGNAGSSLIPLQFDQPAEIFVEETGEVYVVDGDGGMNNRLLKLSDDYKEIWLTGSNGSGIGQFKIPHSVTVDAFGRVWVADRGNKRIQVFDKATGEWLGSWSGCFSEDGPYSVRFSADYKYLIVAQLNINRLAILAAPPVGSIGDCVVVHSIQLADETKPHLVDVDMKSGAVYVAEIGAQQVQKYIPLS, encoded by the exons ATGGCCGGGGCTGCCATGGCCGGGAcgctgctggccctgctgctggcccttcTCGGCGGCTCGCAG GTTTTAAAAGCACAGTATTTCTCTCCTTGGAAGGGAGAGCAACAGATGTACAAGCTGGACATAGGCTGGCCTAAAACTCCAGAAGACTTCACTGGCCAAACATTTTGTGTTGCTGTTGATTCTCTCCATGGTTTGGTCTATGTTGGACAA cGGGGAGACAATGTGCCAAAGGTCCTTGTATTCTCACAAGAAGGCTATTTCCTTCACTCCTGGAATGATACAGTTGAAATGCCTCATGGTATCTTTGTATGGAACACTGAGACAGGAAGTTCAGTATGGATCACAGATGTTGGAACAG GGAAATATGGTCACACAGTGAAACAGTATAGCCCTTTGGGTAAACTTCTGCAGGTCTTGGGCACACCAGGCAATGCTGGTTCAAGCTTGATTCCCCTGCAGTTTGATCAACCAGCAGAGATCTTTGTGGAGGAAACTGGAGAAGTCTATGTTGTTGATGGAGACGGAGGAATGAACAACAGATTGCTCAAATTATCAGATG ACTACAAAGAGATATGGCTGACTGGATCAAATGGGAGCGGCATTGGTCAGTTCAAGATTCCTCACAGTGTCACCGTGGATGCTTTTGGACGG GTATGGGTTGCAGACAGAGGCAACAAGAGAATCCAAGTTTTTGATAAAGCCACAGGAGAGTGGCTTGGGTCTTGGAGTGGCTGTTTTTCAGAAGATGGACCCTATTCTGTCAG GTTTAGTGCTGATTACAAATACCTGATTGTAGCTCAGCTGAATATCAACCGGTTGGCAATCTTGGCAGCACCTCCAGTTGGCTCCATTGGGGACTGTGTCGTGGTCCACAGTATCCAGCTGGCTGATGAAACCAAACCACACCTTGTGGATGTAGACATGAAGAGTGGAGCAGTCTATGTTGCAGAGATTGGAGCCCAGCAAGTACAAAAATATATACCCTTAAGCTGA